The Candidatus Angelobacter sp. DNA segment CGAGAGACACAGACAAAAATAAGCCGGGCGTCGTCCGATTCCGCCTCCGAACATACCGCCCAGCAAGCATCCCGCCACTGCGCCCAGTCCCGATAAGATTTGAGTGTTGGCCTTGGCCTGCGGCATCGTCCCGCCCGTCAACTGATCCGCCCACAACGGCAGCCATTGCACCGAACCCCACGTGCCGATCAAAGCTATCGAAGCAAAAGCAATTGCCAGGAGCGTATTTTTGAGCAGCGCCGCGCTGAAAATGTCCTTCACAGGTTTGGCGACGCTCCGCGTCACGGACTTCTTCCATCGCTCCGATTCGGGCACGAACAACTGGATGACCAGCGCCAGCACCGCGGGAACCGCCCCTGCCACCATCACCCATCGCCAGGATGTCTGTGTGACCTTAAAGAAAAGCCCCACCACGGCGATCAGCGCAAACCCGACGTTCGCCGCCGCCCCGATGACGCCAGCGAGCAACGGCCGCTTCTCCTCAGGCCATGCCTCCATGACCAACGCCACACCCAGCGACCATTCGCCTCCCATGCCGAAAGCCGCAATGAACCGCAGCGCGCCGAGGTGCCACGGGGCTTGCGCGAAATAGCACAGGCCGGTGAATATGGAGTAGGTCAGGACGCTCAACATCATTGCGCGAACACGTCCCAGCCGGTCCCCGAGCCACCCAAAACTCAGCCCGCCGCAGGCGGCGCCGACCAGAAATAGCGCCGTGATCCGGCCCATCCAAAGCGCAACAAACTCGTCGCCGATTCCAGCGCCATGCATCATGTCCAGAAGCGCAGGCCGGGCAACGAGCGGAAAGACGCCCATTTCCAGACCATCGAACATCCAGCCGAGGAAGGCTGCGACCAGGACCAGCCATGGACCTTTGGTGTCGCGGTTCGATTCGGTCATGTGACGATTGGAGCGGTGGAAATCACTCGTGATCCCGCAGGGCCAACTGGCGGCCGTGCGCCTCCGCATGTCGCCAATGCTCCTCGGCTGCCGCCTGCGGGCTGTTGAACGGCTTCCCGCCCATTTCGACGTACACCTTCTCCACCTGCGACGCCAGGCCGTCGCCAACGTAACGCGCAATGCGCTGGTTCTTTTTCAAAACACCCTTGATGGTCTCGACAGCCGCTCTTACTTCGCCGGGTTTTTTGCGCGCATATTTCTTCACCTCTTTGCGCAAGGACTCGAAGTAAGCCAATTGGTCGTCCAACACCTCGGCGGCGCCCATGGGTCCGTGCCCGGGACAAATGATTCTCGCACCCAGTTTCTTCGCGGCCTCCAGCGTTTTGATCCATTCGCCGGTGTCGCCGTCGGCGACGTAATTGTAGGGACCGTTCACACATGCGTCGCCGGTGAACAGAATTTTTTCCCCTGGCAGCCAGGCAAACCCGTCGCCGTGCGTATGCGCCACGCCAAAGTAATGCAGCTCGACCCGGTGCCTGCCGTCGTCGAAAATCATTTCCTTCGGGAAGAGCAACGTGGGCGGTTTCAGACGGGTCCCGGCGACATCGGGCCGGCCTTTGGCGGTGTCCTCCCAGCGGCCCGGTTTGCCGCCGTAGTAACCCGTCTCGTATTTCTTCATTTCATCGACGACACCCGTGTTCGCGACCGGCACGGCACCGATATCCACCCATATCTGGTTTCCATACGAGTGATCGCCGTGATGATGTGTGTCGAAGGCAAATCGGATCGGCTTGTCCGTGATGGCCTTGATCTTCGGAATAATCTCCTTCGCGCCCGAAGGGAAATTGGCGTCAATGACGAGCACATAGTCTTCGAAGATAATCCAGCCATTGTTACAATGGCCGTGCCCTTTGATGTCGCCCTCGTGGAAATAAACTCCGGGGGCGATTTGTTCGGCCTTGTTCACTGCGGCGCGGCCGGATAACGCCGAGACGAAGAGGGCGGCCACAACGAGCCGCAGGCGAAACGAAGCGGGAGGTTTCATGGCCGCGATGGTCGTGAAAACCGTTGCGGCAGTCAAACGGTAAAGGCCGTTGCCATGGTCCGGAGCCGCCGTTCGCCGTCACCGGCAC contains these protein-coding regions:
- a CDS encoding MFS transporter, yielding MTESNRDTKGPWLVLVAAFLGWMFDGLEMGVFPLVARPALLDMMHGAGIGDEFVALWMGRITALFLVGAACGGLSFGWLGDRLGRVRAMMLSVLTYSIFTGLCYFAQAPWHLGALRFIAAFGMGGEWSLGVALVMEAWPEEKRPLLAGVIGAAANVGFALIAVVGLFFKVTQTSWRWVMVAGAVPAVLALVIQLFVPESERWKKSVTRSVAKPVKDIFSAALLKNTLLAIAFASIALIGTWGSVQWLPLWADQLTGGTMPQAKANTQILSGLGAVAGCLLGGMFGGGIGRRPAYFCLCLSSLLLCGFLFRAVDEYGALFLVMVFLVGGVTAAFYGWFPLYLPELFPTRVRATGQGVSYNSGRVLAAIGALTQGQLVAHYDRSYAKAGAVITLIYLLGLVLIWFAPETRGKPLPE
- a CDS encoding MBL fold metallo-hydrolase, with the translated sequence MKPPASFRLRLVVAALFVSALSGRAAVNKAEQIAPGVYFHEGDIKGHGHCNNGWIIFEDYVLVIDANFPSGAKEIIPKIKAITDKPIRFAFDTHHHGDHSYGNQIWVDIGAVPVANTGVVDEMKKYETGYYGGKPGRWEDTAKGRPDVAGTRLKPPTLLFPKEMIFDDGRHRVELHYFGVAHTHGDGFAWLPGEKILFTGDACVNGPYNYVADGDTGEWIKTLEAAKKLGARIICPGHGPMGAAEVLDDQLAYFESLRKEVKKYARKKPGEVRAAVETIKGVLKKNQRIARYVGDGLASQVEKVYVEMGGKPFNSPQAAAEEHWRHAEAHGRQLALRDHE